A portion of the Halobacillus ihumii genome contains these proteins:
- a CDS encoding (S)-benzoin forming benzil reductase, whose translation MQYAIVTGDSRGLGEAIAQQFLEKSIRVIGVSRHANKRLRQLAERLEVDYTHVPCDFSDQDELGRGIKEVMRHAAKGDAHFIYLVNNAGVIEPIETVGNFHVKDVNRHLMVNVTAPIMFTNSLLKEANEHEINTSIINITSGAAERSVHGWSVYSSSKAAINRFTETTALEQEMAGHSHKVFAYSPGVIDTDMQKEIRSSKESAFADLDKFKSLKEEDKLNSPKTVAAVLMDLLNDYASIESGKVYKLYDLINKS comes from the coding sequence CGAGGCGATTGCCCAACAGTTTTTGGAAAAATCGATTCGCGTTATTGGGGTGTCCAGACATGCTAATAAGAGGCTTCGCCAATTAGCTGAACGGTTGGAGGTGGACTATACACATGTGCCTTGTGATTTTAGTGACCAGGATGAACTCGGGAGAGGGATCAAAGAAGTGATGAGGCATGCTGCAAAAGGGGATGCCCACTTCATTTATCTTGTTAATAATGCTGGAGTCATTGAGCCGATTGAAACGGTGGGAAATTTTCATGTGAAAGATGTGAACCGGCACTTGATGGTTAACGTCACAGCACCTATTATGTTCACCAATTCCTTATTGAAAGAAGCCAATGAGCACGAAATAAATACGTCGATTATAAATATCACTTCAGGAGCAGCGGAAAGATCGGTCCACGGTTGGAGTGTCTACAGCAGTTCCAAGGCTGCCATCAACCGCTTTACCGAAACCACGGCCTTAGAGCAGGAAATGGCCGGACATTCACACAAAGTGTTTGCCTATAGCCCTGGTGTGATTGATACAGATATGCAGAAGGAAATCCGCTCTTCGAAGGAATCGGCATTTGCGGATCTTGATAAGTTTAAGTCCTTGAAAGAGGAGGACAAACTGAATTCTCCTAAAACAGTGGCAGCGGTTTTAATGGATTTGCTAAACGATTATGCTTCCATTGAAAGTGGAAAAGTGTACAAGCTATATGACTTGATTAATAAATCTTAA
- a CDS encoding aldo/keto reductase, with protein sequence MNNLHKALKEKIGFGTAPLGNMYREVSEEEAQETIKTAWDQGIRYFDTAPLYGAGLSEMRLGRALSNYNRDDYMIGTKVGRVISNEVEEKEGLFEDARKNKVITDYTEDATLRSIEQSLERLKTDYLDVVYVHDISPDFHGDEWISKFDEARKGAFRVLTRLREEGVIKSWGIGVNTTEPIELALELDDANPDLCLQATHYTLLNHDRALQRLMPTAQEKDVGIVVGSPYNSGVLLGGSHYNYEKAPSEIITQVEQLNEIAKDHKVSLKAAALQFSTAHPAVTAVIPGSSRPDRIKEDLTSMKTEIPASFWQELVEKGYISPKAPLPNKK encoded by the coding sequence ATGAATAATTTGCACAAAGCATTAAAAGAAAAAATCGGCTTCGGAACAGCACCTCTAGGAAATATGTATCGCGAGGTTTCAGAGGAAGAAGCTCAAGAAACGATCAAAACTGCTTGGGATCAAGGTATTCGTTATTTTGATACAGCACCTTTATATGGCGCTGGCTTATCGGAAATGCGATTAGGCAGAGCTTTATCCAACTATAATCGAGATGATTATATGATAGGCACAAAAGTGGGCCGTGTCATTTCAAATGAAGTGGAAGAAAAAGAAGGGCTGTTTGAAGACGCACGTAAAAACAAAGTGATTACTGACTACACTGAAGATGCAACGCTCCGCTCGATTGAGCAAAGTCTAGAGCGTCTAAAAACGGATTACCTGGATGTGGTATATGTACATGATATATCGCCCGATTTTCACGGAGATGAATGGATTTCGAAGTTTGATGAGGCAAGAAAAGGAGCATTTCGCGTGCTAACGCGGCTTCGTGAGGAAGGGGTCATTAAATCCTGGGGCATCGGAGTGAATACGACAGAACCGATAGAACTTGCGTTGGAGTTAGATGATGCAAATCCTGACCTATGCTTGCAGGCCACTCACTACACACTTCTTAACCATGATCGCGCCTTACAGCGATTAATGCCTACTGCACAAGAAAAAGATGTAGGCATTGTAGTCGGCAGCCCGTACAATTCAGGCGTCTTACTCGGAGGTTCTCATTACAACTATGAAAAAGCACCTTCCGAAATTATAACGCAAGTAGAGCAATTAAATGAGATCGCCAAGGACCACAAGGTTAGTTTAAAGGCTGCTGCTCTTCAATTTTCAACAGCCCATCCAGCGGTCACAGCCGTTATCCCTGGTTCCTCTCGTCCAGATCGAATCAAGGAAGACCTGACATCTATGAAAACAGAGATCCCGGCTTCCTTTTGGCAGGAATTAGTAGAGAAAGGTTATATCTCTCCGAAGGCTCCGCTGCCAAATAAAAAGTGA
- a CDS encoding S66 family peptidase, which produces MIPPKLKEGDEIRIISPAESMAMIADDQRDLAIQRFKQMGLTISFSQHAYNENAAIEQRVSDIHDAFRDPEVKAILTTIGGYNSNQLLQYLDYELIAENPKILCGFSDITALANAIYKKTGLVTYSGPHFSTFGMEKGIEYTEEYFKKMFLNSNPVDINPANHWSDDKWFMDQENRCFHLHEGYAVIHEGRAEGISMGGNLCTLNLLQGTEYMPPLEGKVLFLEDDFLTNVPTFDRDLQSLIHQPHFDQVRGLVIGRFQKASNISLHDLTQIIHSKPELSRIPVVAEASFGHTTPQFTFPIGGEVSLEAKAEKVTVTITHH; this is translated from the coding sequence ATGATCCCGCCAAAACTTAAAGAAGGTGACGAGATCCGTATTATTTCCCCGGCTGAAAGTATGGCTATGATTGCGGACGACCAGCGCGATCTTGCCATTCAGCGCTTTAAGCAAATGGGGCTTACCATTTCCTTCAGCCAGCATGCCTATAATGAAAATGCCGCTATTGAACAACGCGTATCTGACATTCACGATGCCTTTAGAGATCCAGAAGTAAAAGCTATCCTGACAACGATCGGGGGCTATAACAGCAATCAGCTGCTACAATACTTAGATTATGAGCTCATTGCTGAAAATCCTAAGATATTATGTGGATTTTCGGACATCACAGCGCTTGCCAACGCCATTTACAAAAAAACGGGCTTAGTTACCTACTCCGGCCCTCATTTTTCAACGTTTGGAATGGAAAAAGGGATAGAGTACACCGAAGAATATTTCAAGAAAATGTTCTTAAACTCGAACCCTGTAGATATTAATCCTGCAAATCACTGGAGTGATGATAAATGGTTCATGGATCAGGAGAATCGCTGCTTTCATCTCCATGAGGGATATGCTGTCATTCATGAAGGACGAGCTGAGGGGATCAGCATGGGTGGAAATTTATGTACACTAAATCTGTTGCAGGGTACGGAATACATGCCTCCCCTGGAAGGAAAAGTATTATTCCTGGAAGATGATTTTCTGACGAATGTTCCTACTTTCGATCGTGATCTACAATCATTGATCCATCAGCCCCATTTCGATCAAGTTCGCGGACTCGTGATTGGTCGTTTTCAAAAAGCTTCAAACATCAGTCTGCACGATCTTACACAAATCATCCATTCCAAGCCTGAACTTTCACGAATTCCTGTTGTAGCCGAAGCCAGCTTCGGGCATACGACACCGCAATTCACTTTTCCAATCGGTGGCGAAGTTTCGCTCGAAGCAAAAGCTGAGAAAGTAACGGTTACTATCACTCATCACTAG
- a CDS encoding GNAT family N-acetyltransferase, protein MFTMQIKEELSLKLLEKRDTKELFSLVEESRDYLREWLPWVDDMQREKEYEPVIELWLKQFASQEGLQAGIIYKGKLAGVAGFNSIDWANRKASIGYWLSEKYQGLGIVTNVVKALITCAFAEYNLNRVEIECGVENMKSRAIPERIGLRQEAVIREGEYLYDHFHDLALYSILAKEWRKGDRNDT, encoded by the coding sequence ATGTTTACGATGCAAATAAAGGAAGAGCTATCACTTAAATTACTTGAAAAAAGAGATACAAAAGAATTATTTTCTCTGGTGGAAGAATCAAGAGATTACTTGAGAGAGTGGCTGCCGTGGGTAGATGACATGCAACGTGAAAAGGAATATGAGCCCGTTATTGAACTGTGGTTGAAACAATTTGCCTCTCAGGAGGGACTTCAGGCAGGAATAATTTATAAAGGCAAATTAGCAGGAGTTGCTGGCTTTAACAGCATTGATTGGGCAAACAGAAAAGCGAGTATTGGGTACTGGTTATCAGAAAAATATCAGGGGCTCGGAATCGTTACAAACGTTGTGAAGGCACTAATAACCTGTGCTTTTGCAGAGTATAATCTCAATCGTGTGGAAATAGAATGTGGGGTTGAAAATATGAAAAGTCGCGCTATTCCCGAAAGAATTGGTTTAAGGCAAGAAGCAGTTATAAGGGAAGGGGAATATTTGTATGATCATTTTCATGATTTAGCTTTGTACAGTATTCTTGCAAAGGAATGGAGAAAAGGAGACAGAAATGATACATAG
- a CDS encoding ASCH domain-containing protein: MIHRMGLYSEYFKLIREGTKTVEVRLFDEKRRKVNMGDVIEFMKIPEKNETIRVNVVGLNKYETFKQLYEDIPFEDFGNKGSTLESMVNGTYEIYTRAQEKQWGALAIRIEQ, encoded by the coding sequence ATGATACATAGAATGGGGTTATATAGCGAATATTTTAAACTGATAAGAGAAGGAACAAAAACTGTTGAGGTAAGGTTATTTGATGAGAAGAGAAGAAAAGTCAATATGGGGGATGTTATTGAGTTCATGAAGATACCTGAGAAAAATGAAACGATTAGAGTCAACGTTGTAGGGTTAAACAAGTATGAAACATTTAAACAGTTGTATGAAGACATCCCCTTTGAAGACTTTGGAAATAAAGGATCGACTTTGGAGAGCATGGTAAATGGTACATATGAAATTTACACACGGGCACAGGAAAAGCAATGGGGAGCACTAGCCATAAGAATTGAACAGTAA
- a CDS encoding TetR/AcrR family transcriptional regulator — translation MGTRGRKKGSVGVESKECLLSIAAEEFAEKGYYKTTISTIVKRAGFTQPTFYLYFTSKEHIYSELVQSFQEKLEQLTADSRLEPELETGSLPERITSSLSSILQFFADHPHLTKIGFYESEESTNIKAAMVDQIRENLIFEQQNNYFSSQLKMELIAQVLVGAIERLTITKLFSNETTAVGLAKEIVDFFLYGMVPRETK, via the coding sequence ATGGGGACGCGAGGGAGAAAAAAGGGATCAGTCGGAGTGGAAAGCAAAGAATGCTTGTTATCGATTGCGGCAGAAGAATTCGCTGAGAAAGGCTATTACAAAACCACAATCAGTACCATCGTAAAACGAGCTGGTTTTACTCAGCCCACTTTTTACTTATATTTCACAAGTAAAGAGCATATTTATAGTGAGCTAGTCCAATCTTTTCAGGAAAAATTGGAGCAACTCACCGCAGACAGTCGGTTAGAACCAGAACTGGAGACGGGTTCCCTTCCAGAACGAATCACCAGCAGTCTATCTTCCATTCTACAATTTTTCGCAGATCACCCGCATTTGACGAAAATCGGTTTCTACGAATCAGAAGAATCCACAAACATCAAGGCAGCAATGGTGGATCAGATTCGCGAAAATTTGATTTTCGAGCAACAAAACAACTATTTTTCCAGCCAATTGAAAATGGAGTTAATTGCACAGGTGTTAGTAGGTGCGATCGAGCGACTCACCATTACGAAACTATTTTCCAATGAAACGACAGCTGTTGGTTTAGCCAAGGAGATCGTTGACTTTTTCCTATATGGAATGGTGCCAAGGGAAACAAAATAA
- a CDS encoding ArsR/SmtB family transcription factor, with amino-acid sequence METFSTSTKERETYQVELKQSLLWECALGIAAITNQSLIQTLDQPDDYWKGIKDSLSQEMRDHLDYVQMNNTWKTLLQLLHEKDFTTLSSFTTFINTLSDEDLRFIAIPFLGSDKQNLRYKASVGEEKAIETLKADTQKNTFFPAYIEFICNTKSATLKRHLIEVMSGWYHAVITPEEDTLHEYLKRDLEVKKKAGVNFNPEQFVEWVTNGVSYRPEPSVYKVLLIPHYIYRPWNVESDLEGVKVFYYPIANESIHPSDKYVPNQMLVQRYKALGDEVRLRIIKILGDRELSLQELTNELLMGKTTVHHHLKILKSARLVAVEKSKYCVKDQVLMSLPKELEQFLGREYRGD; translated from the coding sequence ATGGAAACATTTTCTACAAGTACAAAGGAAAGAGAAACATATCAAGTAGAGCTGAAGCAATCATTGTTATGGGAGTGCGCACTTGGGATAGCAGCCATTACAAATCAATCACTGATTCAAACATTGGATCAACCAGATGATTATTGGAAAGGGATAAAAGATTCGCTGTCTCAAGAGATGAGAGACCACCTTGATTATGTTCAAATGAATAATACATGGAAAACGTTGCTCCAACTATTGCATGAGAAAGATTTCACGACCCTTTCTTCTTTTACCACGTTCATAAACACGTTATCCGACGAGGATTTAAGATTTATTGCTATTCCGTTTTTAGGAAGTGATAAACAGAACTTAAGGTATAAAGCATCAGTTGGGGAAGAAAAGGCGATTGAAACATTAAAAGCTGATACACAAAAAAATACCTTTTTTCCTGCCTACATTGAATTTATTTGCAACACAAAATCAGCTACATTGAAAAGACATCTTATAGAAGTGATGTCAGGGTGGTATCATGCGGTTATTACGCCAGAAGAAGACACCCTTCATGAGTATTTAAAAAGAGATTTAGAAGTTAAGAAGAAAGCAGGAGTAAATTTCAATCCTGAACAGTTTGTGGAATGGGTGACGAATGGGGTTTCTTATCGACCGGAACCGAGTGTTTATAAAGTCCTTCTCATTCCTCACTATATTTACAGGCCTTGGAATGTTGAGTCAGATCTTGAGGGAGTAAAAGTATTTTACTATCCAATAGCCAATGAAAGCATTCACCCTTCTGACAAATATGTTCCGAATCAAATGCTCGTGCAAAGGTATAAGGCTTTAGGTGATGAGGTTAGGTTAAGAATTATCAAGATTCTAGGTGACCGTGAGCTGTCGTTGCAGGAGTTAACAAACGAATTGCTAATGGGCAAGACAACCGTCCATCATCACTTAAAGATATTAAAATCAGCAAGGTTGGTAGCTGTGGAAAAATCAAAGTATTGCGTTAAAGATCAGGTATTAATGTCATTACCTAAGGAACTTGAACAATTTTTAGGGAGGGAATACAGGGGGGATTAA
- a CDS encoding MFS transporter, with protein MEKSTVPWYAKKEPPEFKKNGQVFRFIGGNLISFFGNQIYMIAIPLIVLSITGSPLSMGIVAALERLPILTQPFIGVLADRFDRKLILLSCEFGRFMIVCAVGVLYIMNLLLIWEIYVASLLVGIVSQIYNTSQFASIPRLVQKRDLQLVNSINTGVFNLAVFVAPALGGLLISLYNPGLALLLNGISFLIGFIILLSLKIDQDGSVSNGNKKFFSNIQEGFMFVLKQKPIFYTNLAMLFSIFGTTLFLTMLIVHLKSTISLNAAEIGWLLSAGGIGAIGGSLASNILRKIFTYRTILFVAGIVGGFSIILFSISDTYIWLVIMNAIGTVAASIMSPCIVTIRQNLTPGDLLGRVQASSRFMTWILMPASAFLSGVLAEYIGTSSTIFIGGIISMAASLIYLHPSLGKDCS; from the coding sequence ATGGAGAAGTCTACCGTACCATGGTATGCAAAAAAGGAACCTCCTGAGTTTAAGAAAAATGGACAAGTGTTTAGATTCATAGGTGGAAATTTGATTTCTTTTTTTGGGAATCAAATCTATATGATTGCTATTCCTTTAATTGTGTTATCGATAACGGGATCTCCATTGAGTATGGGTATCGTTGCAGCTCTGGAACGTCTTCCTATTCTAACTCAGCCTTTTATTGGTGTACTGGCCGACCGATTTGATCGTAAACTGATTCTTCTATCGTGTGAGTTTGGCAGGTTTATGATTGTTTGTGCTGTAGGTGTTTTGTATATAATGAACTTATTACTTATTTGGGAAATCTATGTAGCATCCTTGCTTGTGGGGATAGTAAGTCAGATTTATAATACATCCCAGTTTGCTTCCATTCCTCGCTTGGTCCAAAAAAGAGATTTACAACTAGTGAACTCCATTAATACCGGAGTTTTTAATTTGGCTGTGTTTGTGGCACCCGCTTTAGGCGGCCTACTCATCAGTCTTTATAACCCGGGTCTTGCTTTACTCTTGAATGGTATCAGTTTTCTCATTGGTTTTATCATTCTGTTAAGCTTGAAAATCGATCAAGATGGCAGCGTATCTAATGGTAATAAGAAGTTTTTCTCTAACATACAAGAAGGTTTTATGTTCGTTTTGAAACAGAAGCCTATTTTTTATACGAATTTGGCCATGCTATTCTCCATTTTTGGAACAACTCTGTTTCTGACCATGTTAATCGTTCACCTCAAATCCACGATCAGTTTGAATGCAGCTGAAATAGGGTGGCTGCTGTCTGCGGGAGGTATAGGTGCTATAGGAGGGTCCTTAGCTTCAAATATTTTGAGAAAAATATTCACTTACAGAACTATATTATTTGTAGCTGGCATAGTTGGCGGCTTCTCCATCATATTGTTCAGTATTTCAGATACATATATATGGTTGGTTATCATGAATGCGATTGGCACGGTCGCAGCTTCTATTATGAGTCCTTGCATTGTAACGATACGTCAGAATTTGACCCCTGGGGACTTATTGGGAAGAGTCCAGGCTTCAAGCCGATTTATGACATGGATCCTAATGCCAGCTTCAGCTTTTCTTTCCGGGGTTCTAGCTGAATATATTGGAACATCCTCGACGATATTTATAGGCGGTATTATATCAATGGCTGCTTCATTGATTTATTTACATCCCTCGTTAGGAAAGGACTGTTCTTGA
- a CDS encoding reverse transcriptase-like protein gives MKVRIEFTYKTPKGTNATFSSEEMNAGKGILLAEDLERTERGKNLTFIDSMENSWTLKELKEFMKEIETEPHNITIYFDGGFDLDTRKSGLGCAIYYEQNGKSLRLRRNALVQELNTNNEAEYAALHLGLRELEHMQVHDLPVRLVGDSQVVINQLNGEWPCLEEELSKWADRIEAKLSQLRIQPEYELVSRKKNREADRLATQALKEIEITSTIETASDK, from the coding sequence ATGAAAGTGAGAATCGAATTCACCTATAAAACACCAAAAGGAACAAACGCCACATTCAGCTCCGAGGAAATGAACGCTGGTAAAGGGATATTACTTGCTGAGGATCTGGAACGTACGGAGCGCGGCAAAAACTTAACCTTTATCGACAGCATGGAAAACTCATGGACTTTAAAAGAGTTGAAAGAATTTATGAAGGAAATCGAAACAGAACCCCACAATATTACGATTTATTTTGACGGCGGCTTTGACCTTGATACAAGAAAGTCTGGCTTAGGCTGTGCGATATATTATGAGCAGAATGGAAAATCACTACGGCTTCGAAGAAATGCTTTAGTGCAGGAACTTAATACGAACAACGAAGCGGAATATGCGGCCCTTCATCTTGGGTTGCGGGAATTAGAACACATGCAAGTCCATGATCTTCCTGTTAGATTAGTTGGGGACTCTCAAGTGGTCATCAATCAATTAAATGGGGAGTGGCCGTGTTTGGAAGAAGAATTGTCCAAATGGGCGGATCGAATTGAAGCGAAACTTAGTCAATTACGGATTCAACCAGAATATGAATTGGTCTCCAGAAAGAAAAACCGGGAAGCGGATCGGTTAGCCACACAGGCATTAAAGGAAATTGAAATAACGAGTACAATTGAGACCGCATCCGATAAGTAA
- a CDS encoding histidine phosphatase family protein has product MEISLIRHGKSKHIDNTRITCMEYKRWIEKYDDSGVAEEEIYPAYTIEKVKEANIVVTSHLIRSIESAKLLHSYSNVISDSIYMEIALPTISASLPGVKFTPAIWTVITRCLWFAGYSKQCESLRKVKVRAEEAAHHLISFAKEHNSVVLVGHGFFNLFIGKELRRMGWNSYTKQSKTHWSCTTFFLSDKKSGE; this is encoded by the coding sequence ATGGAAATTTCATTAATAAGACACGGCAAATCTAAACATATAGATAACACACGAATAACCTGCATGGAATATAAGCGCTGGATTGAAAAATATGATGATAGCGGGGTGGCGGAAGAAGAGATTTATCCCGCCTATACTATTGAAAAGGTGAAAGAAGCGAATATCGTGGTGACGAGTCACCTTATCAGGTCAATCGAATCTGCTAAACTATTACATTCTTACAGTAACGTTATTTCGGATTCTATATACATGGAAATCGCATTGCCGACTATTTCCGCAAGCTTACCAGGTGTAAAATTCACTCCCGCAATCTGGACGGTGATCACAAGGTGCTTGTGGTTTGCTGGTTACTCTAAACAATGTGAGTCATTACGAAAAGTGAAGGTGAGGGCTGAAGAGGCAGCTCATCATTTAATCAGCTTTGCAAAAGAACACAATTCTGTTGTTTTAGTGGGTCACGGCTTTTTCAACCTGTTTATTGGAAAGGAGTTACGAAGAATGGGGTGGAATAGTTATACAAAACAATCCAAAACACACTGGAGTTGTACGACATTCTTTTTAAGCGACAAGAAAAGTGGAGAATAG
- a CDS encoding YdbC family protein, producing the protein MIIKWIVCNVPESKKEEFSYAQSRWKSLSYIKGFLGQIGGWDSQMSSKAGILSFWKDFKSYRAFMENDHDKIFETIRQANTYRNISVEIFSKTVTLSGADIIDSLKRATFARVATYTVPITMTGHVEEMQEKLEEGLSYQDVFASVSSKDKENKCLLASFGRSRDSYQKHVDHTFSLLRRQPNSSKESLEIAETLLELEEDWLII; encoded by the coding sequence ATGATAATCAAGTGGATTGTTTGTAACGTGCCAGAATCTAAAAAAGAAGAATTTTCATATGCTCAATCACGATGGAAATCATTGTCTTACATCAAAGGGTTTCTAGGGCAAATAGGAGGATGGGATTCGCAAATGTCATCGAAAGCTGGGATCCTTTCATTTTGGAAGGATTTCAAATCTTACCGTGCTTTTATGGAGAATGATCATGATAAGATTTTCGAAACGATTCGTCAAGCTAATACATACAGAAATATTTCAGTAGAAATCTTTTCAAAAACAGTGACTTTATCCGGCGCCGACATTATAGATTCTTTAAAGCGTGCAACATTTGCGAGGGTGGCAACGTATACAGTTCCTATAACTATGACTGGTCATGTTGAAGAAATGCAAGAAAAATTAGAAGAGGGGCTTTCATACCAGGATGTGTTCGCAAGTGTTTCCAGTAAAGATAAGGAAAATAAGTGCCTCTTGGCTTCCTTTGGGAGAAGCAGGGACTCCTATCAGAAACACGTGGATCATACCTTTTCCTTGTTAAGGAGGCAACCAAATAGCAGCAAAGAATCCCTTGAAATCGCAGAAACCTTACTAGAGTTAGAAGAGGATTGGTTGATTATCTAG
- a CDS encoding PadR family transcriptional regulator — MSSSQILKGILEGCLLSIISKGEIYGYEMSEKLNQYGFSMVKEGSIYPLLLRMKKEGLVITSQKKLPSGGPKRKYYKLTDKGAEELNEFVQRWELISSSVDRLLREEDQG, encoded by the coding sequence TTGTCTTCTAGTCAGATTTTAAAGGGGATCCTTGAAGGTTGTTTGTTATCGATAATAAGCAAAGGGGAGATTTACGGTTATGAAATGAGTGAGAAGCTGAATCAATATGGTTTCTCGATGGTTAAAGAGGGCAGCATTTATCCTCTTTTGCTTCGAATGAAAAAGGAAGGATTGGTTATTACTTCACAGAAGAAACTCCCTTCTGGAGGCCCGAAACGAAAGTATTATAAGCTGACGGACAAGGGAGCAGAGGAACTAAATGAGTTTGTTCAAAGATGGGAGCTTATTTCATCAAGCGTGGATCGTTTGTTAAGGGAGGAGGATCAGGGTTGA
- a CDS encoding DUF1129 family protein, with product MTLSNQSREFLENLRLYLVSSGKNEEDIEDIVNELGDHLSEAEKQGKSVQDIVGQSPKEYMEQLGGEMRIDSKSIVKYGIFLLVGALSYILLGDVINGGVELSVMQAVGYPIIFCLFVGLIVGVFRNLASSQPGKIKQWTLLGILGIVPLLLLLCLIMLNEAYKTPTIQFSDAANILTAVIAVAVFIGMSLWSKTWILIIVPLFTFGPDLLLGETNLQESTQLVLSSLLMFAGIGSYVFYVYKKENRLQKRNDTFA from the coding sequence TTGACATTATCAAATCAGAGTCGTGAGTTTCTGGAAAACTTAAGGTTGTATTTAGTCTCCAGCGGAAAAAATGAAGAGGACATCGAAGATATTGTGAATGAACTCGGTGATCATTTATCAGAGGCCGAAAAGCAAGGTAAAAGTGTCCAGGATATTGTGGGGCAGTCACCTAAGGAATATATGGAACAGCTGGGTGGAGAAATGCGCATTGATAGCAAATCAATTGTTAAATATGGAATTTTCCTATTAGTGGGTGCACTATCCTACATTCTGCTTGGCGATGTCATTAATGGAGGAGTCGAGCTATCTGTCATGCAGGCAGTTGGTTATCCGATTATTTTTTGTTTATTTGTCGGACTGATTGTAGGTGTGTTTCGCAATCTTGCCAGCTCTCAACCGGGCAAAATAAAACAATGGACCTTACTTGGCATTCTCGGTATAGTGCCGCTCCTTTTATTATTATGTTTAATCATGTTAAATGAAGCTTATAAGACCCCAACCATTCAGTTTAGTGATGCTGCCAATATTTTAACTGCTGTTATTGCGGTGGCTGTTTTTATAGGAATGTCTTTGTGGAGCAAGACATGGATTTTAATCATTGTACCGCTTTTCACCTTTGGGCCAGACCTTCTGCTGGGTGAAACAAATCTTCAGGAGAGTACACAGCTCGTTCTGTCCAGCCTGCTTATGTTTGCGGGAATAGGCAGCTACGTTTTCTATGTTTATAAGAAAGAGAATCGGCTTCAGAAAAGGAACGACACGTTCGCTTAG